A single window of Granulicella mallensis MP5ACTX8 DNA harbors:
- a CDS encoding SDR family oxidoreductase, which produces MAKTILITGASSGIGRATALYFAEKGWNVAATLRDPLKADPILQHPPISLFALDVTNADSIAQAISDTLSRYQKIDVLLNNAGYGLFGPVEALGSQQIQQQFATNLFGLISVTQQVLPIMRAAGEGLILNVSSIVGRMALPYASSYVATKFAVEGVSESMRYELEPFHIRVKLIEPGSISTEFGKGSMQMAVSDPYRESMNKFLNVFTKSSSRAARPEEVAKIIYRAANDSSNRLRYLAKPGPFFWMNRILPDAIWRPLLVKVMVK; this is translated from the coding sequence ATGGCTAAAACAATTTTGATAACCGGCGCCTCCAGCGGTATCGGACGAGCTACCGCGCTATATTTCGCCGAAAAGGGCTGGAATGTCGCAGCAACCCTGCGCGACCCGCTCAAGGCCGACCCCATTCTTCAGCATCCGCCAATCAGCCTGTTCGCTCTGGATGTAACGAATGCGGATTCCATCGCACAGGCGATCTCCGATACATTGAGCCGCTATCAAAAGATCGATGTGCTGCTGAACAACGCAGGCTACGGACTGTTCGGCCCGGTGGAAGCTCTGGGCAGTCAGCAAATCCAGCAGCAATTTGCAACGAATCTCTTCGGCCTGATCTCGGTCACGCAGCAGGTTCTTCCCATCATGCGGGCCGCGGGCGAAGGTTTGATCCTCAATGTCTCTTCCATCGTTGGCCGCATGGCGCTTCCTTACGCGTCGTCTTATGTCGCGACAAAATTCGCAGTGGAAGGGGTAAGCGAATCGATGCGCTATGAGTTGGAGCCGTTTCATATCCGGGTCAAGCTAATCGAACCCGGCAGCATCAGCACCGAGTTCGGCAAAGGCAGCATGCAAATGGCGGTAAGTGACCCTTATCGAGAAAGCATGAACAAGTTCCTGAATGTATTCACGAAAAGCAGCTCTAGAGCAGCCAGGCCGGAGGAAGTTGCGAAGATCATCTACCGTGCTGCGAACGATTCGAGCAATCGATTACGTTACCTCGCCAAACCCGGCCCATTTTTTTGGATGAATCGAATTCTGCCGGATGCGATTTGGCGCCCGTTGCTGGTGAAAGTCATGGTGAAGTAG
- a CDS encoding helix-turn-helix domain-containing protein: MWQTIRSSVFSRHSHQHAYAAIVLSGGYEEAGDQGRFWVEAGDVVLHDRFEAHLNRFPDSGAVVVNLPLPIGHSFSPGLANVPDLDFVIQTAETNQTQAADLLLSTAIVRKVIHADWPDELAVALIQRPSLNLSRWGEMNGLSPWAISRGFMQVFGISPSVFRARTRSRHAWKAIESSGEPLAQIAASLGFSDQPHMTRSVKQMTGLGPQAWRAAANRFKTT; encoded by the coding sequence ATGTGGCAGACAATCCGCTCTTCTGTTTTCAGTCGCCACAGCCATCAGCACGCTTACGCGGCGATTGTTCTCTCTGGTGGTTACGAAGAGGCTGGAGATCAAGGGCGATTTTGGGTAGAGGCCGGTGATGTTGTCTTACACGATCGTTTTGAAGCTCACCTAAACCGTTTTCCAGATTCGGGAGCCGTAGTAGTTAATTTGCCTTTGCCTATAGGGCATTCGTTCTCGCCAGGCCTGGCGAATGTTCCGGACCTCGACTTCGTTATTCAAACTGCGGAAACAAATCAAACGCAAGCAGCAGATCTTCTGCTCTCGACAGCTATAGTGCGGAAGGTAATACATGCAGACTGGCCGGATGAGTTAGCGGTAGCCTTAATTCAACGTCCATCTCTGAATTTATCTCGCTGGGGTGAGATGAACGGGCTCAGCCCTTGGGCGATATCGCGGGGTTTTATGCAGGTATTTGGGATCTCTCCGTCAGTATTTAGAGCGAGGACACGCTCACGCCATGCGTGGAAGGCCATTGAGTCGAGTGGAGAGCCGTTGGCACAGATCGCAGCTTCTCTTGGTTTTTCCGACCAACCTCATATGACTCGCAGTGTGAAACAGATGACAGGCTTGGGGCCGCAGGCATGGCGGGCTGCTGCAAATAGATTCAAGACAACTTGA
- a CDS encoding nuclear transport factor 2 family protein, with protein sequence MNSPATASISGSAQGTPDQNLIRDIRNASNQAIAAGDATNFAASLDEDFMVVTGNGTLLTREAYIAAFAKDFEAPHSIRFERTVDSIGISDLVPLAAEHGHWAGCISGGPALFGGTYLAMWRRTEHGWKLRSELFIALAFKDAAAGESYRQRYGATLTKSEP encoded by the coding sequence ATGAATTCTCCAGCAACAGCCTCGATATCCGGCAGTGCGCAAGGAACTCCTGACCAGAATCTGATTCGGGATATACGCAACGCCTCCAATCAAGCCATTGCCGCTGGCGATGCCACCAACTTCGCCGCCAGCCTGGACGAAGACTTTATGGTCGTCACCGGAAACGGAACTCTGCTCACCCGCGAGGCCTACATCGCGGCGTTCGCGAAAGACTTTGAAGCCCCGCATTCGATTCGATTTGAACGCACCGTCGATTCGATTGGAATCTCGGATCTGGTTCCACTGGCCGCCGAACACGGCCATTGGGCAGGATGCATCTCCGGCGGCCCGGCCCTTTTCGGCGGAACCTACCTGGCCATGTGGCGCAGAACGGAACACGGCTGGAAGCTGCGGTCAGAGCTGTTTATTGCACTTGCATTCAAAGATGCTGCCGCCGGAGAAAGCTATCGTCAGCGGTACGGAGCAACGCTTACAAAATCTGAGCCGTAA
- a CDS encoding TetR/AcrR family transcriptional regulator — protein MAKAMKQRLTRQESRLETRTRLLDSAAQLFARGGYEGASVDLIAESAGYSKGAFYSNFESKEAIFLELLDAHKRREIEALAQLLAQDIPAPELLSQIRNSETIRGSDFDFGLLSAEFQLQACRDKSFAKTYAKLHRTHRDTMAGLVTKLFAKLDRKPPSDPKDLADIIMALTTGLSLQGTSMQGPLRKGFVTEAILLVLGIEPIEGDR, from the coding sequence GTGGCTAAAGCGATGAAGCAGAGATTGACCCGGCAGGAGAGCCGGCTCGAAACCAGGACGAGGCTTCTGGATTCCGCAGCGCAATTGTTTGCACGGGGCGGCTATGAAGGGGCATCGGTTGATTTGATCGCGGAGAGTGCGGGCTACTCCAAGGGAGCGTTCTACTCCAATTTTGAGAGCAAAGAAGCTATCTTTCTGGAACTTCTCGACGCCCATAAGCGGCGCGAGATTGAAGCCCTGGCTCAGCTTCTTGCGCAGGACATTCCCGCGCCGGAGCTTCTCTCGCAAATCCGCAACTCTGAAACCATCCGTGGTTCTGATTTCGACTTCGGTTTACTTTCTGCGGAGTTTCAGTTGCAAGCCTGCCGCGATAAGTCATTTGCTAAGACCTATGCCAAGCTGCACCGCACTCACCGGGATACTATGGCTGGATTGGTTACGAAACTGTTTGCCAAGCTTGATCGAAAGCCACCCTCTGACCCGAAAGATCTTGCCGACATCATTATGGCGTTGACGACCGGTCTTTCTTTACAAGGAACAAGCATGCAAGGACCCCTACGAAAAGGTTTCGTGACGGAGGCGATCCTGCTGGTTCTTGGTATCGAGCCCATCGAGGGCGATAGGTGA
- a CDS encoding amidohydrolase family protein translates to MSSSLCAQEKSNTARQNLALVGGRIYPDPFSKPISDGIVLIENGKITAVGAKGRVHVPPGFDTVDCTGKTIVAGFWNSHVHFTEPKWEGAASLPATQLNTQLQQMLTRYGFTSVVDTGSDLPNTVAIRKRIQSGDVIGPRILTAGFPLYPHDGIPYYVTESVPSALVKQLPQPATPEEAVRAVDEDVAQGADIIKLFVVSIVTRDGKHTTLPMSLPIVQAATAEAHRKGKLVFAHPSTNEGVELVLQGNVDVLAHTTEEAVGWTPAIVNRLKAANVSLIPTLTLFSGEDGPDANHQGILQEVKSYSDAGGQILFGTDIGFITDYRLLTREYELLGRAGLNYRQVLATLTTTPAKRLGFAATAGRITTGQDADLAVLDSDPADDITAFSRIKMTLRQGHIIYRAEGQ, encoded by the coding sequence ATGTCCTCTTCCCTCTGTGCGCAGGAGAAGAGCAATACGGCCAGACAAAATCTTGCCCTGGTGGGTGGCCGAATCTATCCTGACCCTTTTTCCAAGCCAATCTCAGATGGCATCGTCCTGATCGAGAACGGGAAAATCACCGCCGTCGGAGCGAAAGGCAGAGTGCATGTCCCACCGGGCTTCGACACCGTGGATTGCACCGGAAAGACAATCGTCGCCGGCTTCTGGAACAGCCACGTTCATTTTACCGAGCCAAAATGGGAAGGTGCCGCAAGTCTTCCGGCCACGCAGCTCAATACGCAGCTCCAGCAAATGCTCACGCGCTATGGCTTCACTTCAGTCGTTGATACTGGTTCCGATCTGCCCAATACAGTTGCCATTCGCAAGCGAATTCAATCAGGTGATGTGATCGGGCCGCGCATCCTGACGGCCGGTTTTCCGCTGTATCCCCACGACGGTATCCCCTACTATGTGACCGAGTCTGTACCTTCAGCGTTGGTGAAACAACTTCCTCAGCCGGCCACGCCGGAAGAGGCAGTACGAGCCGTGGATGAAGACGTCGCTCAGGGAGCAGACATCATCAAGTTGTTCGTGGTCTCTATCGTCACCCGCGATGGAAAGCACACTACTTTGCCCATGTCCCTTCCGATTGTGCAGGCCGCAACCGCCGAGGCCCACCGGAAGGGCAAGCTGGTGTTCGCACACCCTTCTACTAACGAGGGCGTGGAACTGGTTCTTCAGGGCAACGTAGATGTACTCGCCCACACAACGGAAGAAGCTGTCGGGTGGACCCCAGCAATCGTTAACCGCCTGAAGGCGGCCAATGTCTCCCTGATTCCGACTCTCACTTTATTTAGTGGCGAAGATGGCCCTGACGCCAACCATCAAGGAATCCTGCAAGAGGTGAAAAGCTACTCGGATGCCGGCGGGCAGATTCTCTTCGGTACAGACATCGGCTTCATCACCGACTATCGTCTTCTTACCAGGGAATACGAGTTGCTCGGTCGTGCAGGCCTGAACTATCGGCAGGTTCTGGCGACGCTCACGACCACGCCTGCCAAGCGGCTCGGGTTCGCCGCAACAGCTGGTCGCATTACTACCGGTCAAGATGCCGATCTGGCCGTCCTTGATAGCGATCCAGCCGATGACATAACGGCATTTTCGCGCATCAAGATGACCCTGCGGCAAGGACACATCATCTATCGAGCAGAAGGTCAGTAG
- a CDS encoding TlpA family protein disulfide reductase, with amino-acid sequence MLLIQEKSGWQVELLDHVINKYGLLPGDLLVSVDGNDASTFGPLVMTAFMNNASVRAFPITVVRGGYRRELILYRGEGKVPAPKALAKKSLVASGAEAPDLHLPSLQGKTVILKDYRGKWVLLNFWATWCLPCQEESPILSKLALAYPQQLQVLAIAVQDDHKSLETFATRMKPAYTILESGDLKSAVALSYGVNNGMGSATVPFSVLVRPDGSVAYVQGGYEAPSPLEKQVRAFITGK; translated from the coding sequence GTGTTACTGATCCAGGAGAAGAGCGGTTGGCAGGTCGAGTTGCTCGATCATGTGATCAACAAATATGGTCTACTTCCCGGTGATCTTTTGGTTAGTGTGGATGGCAACGATGCCTCTACCTTCGGCCCGCTGGTGATGACCGCATTCATGAATAATGCGTCTGTTCGAGCATTCCCGATTACCGTAGTCCGTGGTGGATACCGTAGAGAACTCATTCTGTACAGAGGCGAGGGGAAAGTTCCAGCACCAAAGGCGCTCGCAAAGAAGAGCCTTGTTGCCAGCGGTGCTGAGGCACCCGATTTGCACCTTCCATCGCTGCAAGGAAAGACAGTCATTTTGAAAGACTATCGAGGCAAATGGGTGCTCCTGAACTTTTGGGCTACCTGGTGCTTGCCATGCCAGGAAGAATCGCCAATTCTGAGCAAATTAGCCCTGGCTTACCCTCAGCAACTTCAAGTTCTCGCTATTGCGGTGCAAGATGATCATAAGAGCCTGGAGACATTCGCCACTCGAATGAAACCTGCATATACGATTCTTGAGTCCGGCGATTTAAAGAGTGCGGTCGCTCTCTCGTATGGCGTCAATAACGGCATGGGGTCGGCTACGGTGCCATTTAGCGTCCTGGTCCGCCCGGACGGCTCAGTTGCTTATGTCCAAGGAGGCTATGAGGCCCCGTCTCCATTGGAGAAACAGGTTCGTGCCTTCATCACAGGGAAGTGA
- a CDS encoding FAD-dependent oxidoreductase — protein MPANENTENSVWNNPEYRQDLAFAKLTEEMLERLRSYGREEAFPANVPLFTHGERQVDMYVVLDGQVDISLPATNGESKVIAHHQRLDFSGELNLLTSQGSLVEARTVRASRLLRIPRNELQRLMRAEGDIANLITSATIWRRIGIIAEATSGIILMGRANDAETTQLQRFLIRNSYPHRIVEEPAEETAQLDDLSDHEPTPTLPAVVLSDGRILRRPTITQLADELGITELPDPEMIYDVAVVGAGPSGLAAAVYAASEGLCTIVIEGTAPGGQAGTSSKIENYLGFPTGISGQRLASRAQLQALKFGVRFAISRDTITAEQIDGIHKLTLAGGIPVCSRSVVVASGAQYRKLSVENYAQYENRGIYYAATAMESLLCRDHEVIVVGGGNSAGQAAVFLSGIAKHVHHIVRGKSLANTMSQYLISRIESSSHITLYTNSEIVKLEGESSLDCVTWINRGTGESTRKPIGSVFVMIGAEPNSGWLFGTVRLDKKGFILTGGEEGFDGTPYATSVPGMYAVGDVRSNSVKRVASAVGEGSVVISDVHRYLADHRNKFAAEPNSALAALRSVSAAATPQS, from the coding sequence ATATGTACGTCGTGCTCGACGGGCAGGTCGATATCTCTCTGCCCGCAACGAATGGCGAATCCAAGGTCATAGCCCATCATCAGAGACTTGATTTCTCCGGCGAATTGAATCTTCTGACCTCACAGGGCTCGCTTGTAGAAGCGCGGACGGTTCGCGCAAGCCGCCTCCTCCGCATCCCGCGCAACGAGTTGCAGAGACTCATGCGTGCAGAAGGCGATATCGCCAATCTCATCACCTCAGCGACCATCTGGCGTCGCATCGGCATCATCGCCGAAGCGACCAGTGGAATCATCCTCATGGGACGCGCCAACGATGCGGAGACGACGCAACTACAGCGCTTCCTGATCCGCAACAGCTACCCCCACAGGATCGTTGAGGAGCCTGCCGAGGAGACCGCACAACTCGACGACCTATCCGATCACGAACCCACACCGACGCTACCTGCGGTGGTCCTCTCCGATGGCCGTATCCTGCGGCGGCCCACCATCACGCAACTTGCCGACGAACTAGGTATCACCGAGCTTCCCGACCCCGAGATGATCTACGACGTAGCAGTCGTCGGCGCCGGGCCTTCAGGGCTCGCCGCCGCCGTCTATGCGGCATCGGAGGGGCTCTGCACCATTGTGATCGAGGGCACCGCTCCCGGGGGCCAGGCAGGCACCAGTTCCAAGATTGAGAACTACCTCGGCTTTCCAACCGGGATCTCCGGCCAGCGCCTGGCGAGCCGCGCCCAGTTGCAGGCGTTGAAGTTCGGCGTACGCTTCGCCATCTCCAGGGATACGATCACGGCGGAACAGATCGATGGCATCCATAAGCTGACCCTCGCGGGTGGTATCCCGGTCTGCTCACGATCTGTCGTGGTGGCCTCCGGAGCGCAGTACCGCAAACTTTCGGTGGAGAACTACGCCCAGTATGAAAACCGTGGAATCTACTATGCGGCTACTGCGATGGAGTCCCTGCTCTGCCGCGACCATGAGGTGATCGTGGTGGGTGGTGGCAACTCAGCGGGACAAGCCGCGGTGTTTCTATCCGGCATCGCGAAACATGTGCATCACATCGTGCGTGGTAAATCGCTGGCGAACACCATGTCGCAGTATCTTATCTCGCGCATCGAAAGCTCTTCGCATATCACGCTCTATACCAACTCGGAGATCGTGAAGCTCGAAGGCGAATCGTCCCTCGACTGCGTCACCTGGATCAATCGCGGGACTGGCGAGTCGACCAGGAAGCCGATCGGAAGCGTCTTCGTGATGATCGGCGCCGAACCCAACTCCGGTTGGCTCTTCGGCACGGTACGGCTGGACAAGAAGGGCTTCATCCTCACGGGAGGCGAAGAAGGCTTTGACGGTACTCCCTACGCGACCAGCGTGCCAGGAATGTATGCCGTGGGCGATGTGCGCTCTAACTCCGTGAAGCGCGTGGCATCAGCGGTCGGCGAAGGTTCCGTGGTCATCTCGGACGTTCATCGCTACCTTGCAGATCATCGCAACAAATTCGCCGCCGAGCCGAACTCCGCGCTGGCAGCCTTGCGATCGGTAAGTGCAGCCGCTACCCCGCAAAGCTAA